The Pseudogulbenkiania sp. MAI-1 sequence CCTCGATGGCAGTAACCGCCGCCTTTACCGTAGCCGGCTCGGCCTTCGCCGCCGACCCCATCATCATCAAGTTCAGCCACGTCGTCGCGACGGATACCCCCAAGGGCCAGGCCGCCGAGTATTTCAAAAAGCTGGCGGAAGAACGGACCAAGGGTCAGGTCAAGGTCAATATCTACCCGAATAGCCAGCTCTACAAGGACAAGGAAGAACTGGAAGCCCTACAGATGGGCTCGGTGCAGATGCTGGCGCCGACCACCAGCAAATTCGGTCCGATGGGCTTGAAAGAGTTCGAAGTGTTTGACCTACCCTATCTCTTCACGAATGAAGAACAGGTGCATAAGGTCACCCGCGGCCCGGTGGGACAAAGCCTCCTGAAAAAGCTGGAAAGCAAGGGTATCAAGGGGCTGGCGTTCTGGGATAACGGCTTCCGCGTGTTCAGCGCCAACAAGCCCATCCGCTCGCCGGAAGACATAAAGGGCCTGAAGATCCGCATCAACTCATCCAAGGTGAACACCGCCATCGTGCAGTCGGTGGGAGCCCTGCCGCAGACCATGGCCCTATCCGAGGTCTACCAGGCCTTGCAGACCGGCGTGGTAGACGGCGCCGACGGCAACATATCCAACCTGTACACCCAAAAGCAGTATGAGGTGCAGAAGTACGTAGCCGACACGCGCCATTCCTATAGCGGCTACGCCGTGGTGGTCAACAAGAAGTTCTGGGATGGCCTGCCCGCCGACATCCGCACCACGCTGGAAGGCGCCATGAAAGATGCCTCGGAATACAACGACATGATGGCCGAAAAAGACAACGCAAAAGCCTATGCCGCCATCAAGGCCTCCGGCAAGACACAGGTTTATGCGCCGACTCCGACCGAAAAAGCGGCATGGGTGAAAGCAATGCAGCCGGTTCAGAACGACATGGCTTCCCGAATCGGGCCAGACATCATCAAGGCTGTCCGCACTGCCGTAGCCAAATAACCTGAAATCGGGGGATTCACGACAATTCCCTGATTCTTGACCTCTTTATTCGGAGACCCCCTTGAAACTCCTGGACCATCTCGAAGAGTGGCTGATCGCTACGCTGATGGGGGCGGCCACCCTCATCACCTTCGCCTCCGTAGTGCACCGTTACGGTTCCGGCGTCGATGCCCTTCAACCCATCCTGGCCCACGTCCACATGTCCTGGGCGCAGGAACTGACCATCTACCTGTTCGTCTGGATGGCCAAGTTCGGTGCCGCCTACGGCGTGCGCACCGGCATCCACGTCGGTGTCGACGTGCTGATCAACAAGCTCGGCGACAAGAACCGTGCTGTATTCATCGTATTCGGCCTGCTGGCCGGCGCGCTGTTCACCAGCATCGTCGGCACGCTGGGGGCGACCTTCGTCTGGGAAATCGGCCACACCGACCAGACCTCGGTCGACCTGGAACTGCCGATGTGGCTGGTCTACCTGGCAGTGCCGTGTGGCTCTTACCTGATGAGCTTCCGCTTCCTGCAGGTGACCTGGTCGTTCATCAAGACCGGCGACTTGCCCAAGCACGACCACGCCCACGTGGAAGGCATGGACGACGAGACGGCGCAAGCCGACTGGGATGTGGTGGAGGAAAACCTGCACCCGCACGGACTGAAGTACGGAGATGAAAAACAATGAGCGCACTGATCATTTTCGGGCTCTTGATCGTGCTGATGCTGACCGGCATGCCGATCTCGATTTCGCTGGGTCTGACGGTACTGACCTTCCTGTTCACCATGACCGACGTGCCGATCGAATCGGTGGCGCTGAAGCTGTTCACCGGTATCGAGAAGTTCGAGATCATGGCGATTCCGTTCTTCATCCTGGCCGGCAACTTCCTCACCCACGGCGGCGTGGCGCGGCGCATGATCAACTTCGCCACCAGCATGGTCGGCCACTGGTACGGCGGCTTGGGTCTGGCCGGCGTGCTGGCCTGCGCGCTGTTTGCCGCCGTGTCTGGCTCCAGCCCCGCCACCGTGGTCGCCATCGGCTCGATCCTGCTGCCGGCGATGGTGAAGCAGGGCTTCCCGGATCGTTTCGGCGCCGGCGTCATCACCACCTCTGGTGCACTCGGCATCCTGATTCCACCGTCCATCGCCATGGTCATCTACTCGGTTGCCACCAACACCTCGGTAGGCCAGCTGTTCATGGCGGGAGTGGTGCCGGGCATCATGCTGGCCACGGCGCTGGGGCTGACCACCTGGTACCGCGCCCGCAAGTTCGGCTACCCGCGCCTGCCCAAGGCCAGCCTGGCCCAGCGCCTGAAGGCGCTGAAGGAATCTGCCTGGGGCTTGTCGTTGATCGTGCTGGTGATCGGCGGCATCTACAGCGGCATCTTCACCCCGACCGAAGCGGCTGCCATGTCCGCCGTGTACGCCTTCATCGTGGCCGTGTTCGTCTACAAGGACATGAGCCTGAAACAGGTGCCGAAGGTGCTGCTGGATTCGGCCAGCATGTCGGCGATGCTGCTCTACATCATCACCAACGCCGTGCTGTTCTCCTTCCTGATGACGTCGGAGAACATTCCCCAGGCGATGGCCGGCTGGTTGATCGACATGGGCTTCGGGCCGATCGCCTTCCTGCTGGTGGTAAACATCTTGCTGCTGGTCGCCGGCAACTTCATGGAACCATCGTCGATCATCCTGATCCTGGCGCCGATCCTGTTCCCGGTGGCGACCGCGCTCGGCATCGACCCCGTGCACTTCGGCATTCTGATCGTGGTGAACATGGAAGTCGGCATGTGCCACCCGCCGGTGGGCCTGAACCTGTACGTGGCCTCGGGCATCACCAAGATGGGCATCACCGAGCTGACCATTGCGGTATGGCCGTGGCTGCTGACGATGATCGTGTTCCTCGGCCTGGTAACCTACGTGCCGGCCATCTCGCTATGGCTACCCAAGACGCTGGGCATGATGTAAGGCTCTCCCTGCCCCCCCCCAGGAGCAGCTCACCCCTGCTCCTGGGAGAAACAATGCCGCTTGCCGCAAGGCAAGCGGCATTGTTATTTGTGCCCAGCTGTTCTCCATAAATGTGCTTACTACACGATTGAAATAACCATCCACCCAACAGACCGCAAGCGAAGAAAGGGACAAGGCCGGAGGGACAAAACCCGGTAGCAGCTAGCCCTTGGCGGTCGACATCAGGATTCCCCATGGCGGTATGGCGCAATGCCACCACGCGGCGGATTTGCATGCCGGGTTAGAGCAAGAGCCCTCATCGTCCGATAATAAAAAAACCCCGCCTTGCAGGGCGGGGCAAAAAAGGGAAAAACGCGATCAAATCTTAGACGTTGACGCTGTCGGCCACTTCCTTGAACTCGTCGATCTGGTCGAAGTTCATTCGACGATATCAACATCCACGGTCATCTATGCCCGTCTTAGGAAGGTCATGTAATCCTTGGTTCTATTGGTTTTTCCATCCACGGCAGTCCATCATCGTCTATGTCAATCCTTCCATTTTGGGGGTATCCTTGGGGGTACTTATTTTTTGATACCCCCCCCCCCACATGGCACTCACCGACACCAAGCTCCGTAACCTGAAACCTGCCGACAAAGATACCAAACTGTCGGACTCAGGGGGATTGTACCTTTTGGTTAGACCGAACGGTTCCAAGCTCTGGCGCCTGAAATTCCGGCTGGGCGAGAAAGAGGGGGTATATTCGATCGGCCAATACCCCCAGGTCACGCTGGCCGAAGCACGTCTGGAACGCGACCGAGCTAAGAAGCTGATCGCCGAGGGGAAAAACCCCACCACTATGCGTAAGATCAAGCGGCTGGAGAACCAAGAGGCCGCCGCCAATCATTTCGAGGCGATCGCACGCGAGTTCTACGACAAACTCAAGACACAGGGCCGGACCGTAGCTCCAGGCCAAGCCATCCGGCTGCTTGAACTGTATGTATTCCCAAAATATGGTGACCTGCCAATCGGCGACATCAAGCCTACGATGATCTTGTCGGTGCTTAAGGAGCTTGAAGCTCGCGGCATCCAGAATACAGCCGCACGGGTCAGGCATGTGTGCGGTCAGGTATTCCGCTACGGCGTATCGACTCTGCGCTGCGAGGTCGATCCTACCGCCTCAATCCGTGGGGCAGTCATGGTGCCGATTACGATACACCACAAGCCTGCTGATGACCCGCAGGCCGTCTGGAAGGCCATCAATGGCTACAAAGGCATGGGCTTCACGCGCCTGGCGCTGATGCTGCTGATGTTGACGTTAGTGCGCTCAAAGGAATTGCGCTACATGGAAAAGGATGAGCTAGACCTAGATGACGCGATCTGGAAGATCCCAGGGGACAAGATGAAGAAGCGGCGCCCACACGTGGTGCCTCTACCCCATCAAGCGGTAGAGTTGTTGAAGGCAGCGCTAACCCTGAGCGGGGATGGCCCTTACGTATTCCCGAACCAGAGGACAGCCGGCGAGCCAATGTCTGAGGCGACGATGCTCAAAGCTCTAAAAAGCCTTAAGGCGCCCATCACCCCACATGGGGTCCGGGCCACCTTCTCGACGCATCTGCACGCTCAGGGATTCCCTTCGCACCTAATTGAAATGCAGCTGGCTCATGCAGAGGGCAACAAGGTCAAAGCCGCCTACAACCAGGCCCAGTATCTGTCAGAACGGCGCGCGTTACTGCAACACTGGGCCGATTGGCTGACCGGAGAAACTGCTAGTCACTTGCAGTCTTCTTCCACCCCTGCTCAGTGATCCAGCGATCTACCTCCTCCTCGTCCCAGCGGGAAGAGGAGCCGATCTTTTCCGGCTTGGGGAACCGACCATTTTTGATCATCAGATAAATTTTTGCTCTCTTGAACCCGACTTTTTCCTCGACAAGTTCCATCTTCAACAGTTTGGCCATGTGACTCCCTTCTCATTCCTCATAACATCCCAGCCCAGCAAAACTACAACAAACTCGGTGCTGGTCGCCTGCAGATATTCAACACGGTTCCGAAAAAGAAAGCTGCTACGAAAAACACGGGTTTTCGTGGGCTTTTCGTTACGAACAGCGCCCTGACCGCTCCTCAGACCATCGAAGTCCCTCTAAAAATGAGCCCAGGAATGATCCTATGGCTCAAAGCCAGTGGAGAAAGAGTTACATGGCACAGTGCGCCGAAATACCGTTAGCCACGGGAGCTCCGACGGGCTGGTGGCAACATCGACCTGAGGGGTTGATGTCCTGGGTTACTGGGGCAATTCCACAGCCATCGCTTGACAGACGTCGATCATCGCCTTGGACCCTGACACCCGCACCGGCACTTCCGCCATCAGCTCCGAGGAGCCTCAGGCCGTGTGCAGAAAAGCTCCCGACCTGACATTAATAGGACTACAGTTAGCTCTCTCACTGTGGTACTGCGATGCCGGTTCAGGAAGGGGGTATCTATTCCATTAAGCCCCCGCATTGGTACGAGCGACCGTGTGAAATAACTAAAATACGTTGTCACTGAATATGAGTCAGGAGGGCCAGTCAATGGAAACGAATCAGCCCATGGCTTCGAATCGAGACCAAATGCATAAAACCATTTCCCGTTGGCAACTACTTGAACTGATCGGGCTCGGCAACGAGACCGGGCTGGAAGGGACGCAAATCCGTCAGATCCTGGCGGCCGAATATGGCGTGAATCCAGATTACACCTCGCGATTGCTGGTCGAGCTCGTGCAAAAAGGCTACTTGATCAGCCAGCCGGCCCTACCGAAGAACGGAACGAAAGGAGGCCGCAATCGCAAGGTATACATTCGGACCGATAAAGCCAATGATTTACCGGATAAACCGATTCCATGCGAAGCCGCCCTGGCAGTAGAGTCAGGCCCGCCATCTCAGGAGACCCGTGCTGCGATCAGTGCCCTGTCCACCCAAGAGGAGGCACTGGCCGCCGCCCCGGCGACCCAGCAAACGCAACAGGAAACCCATGTGACGGAAACCGCTCCACCGTCACGCCAAGAGACGGCTCCAGACTCGGGTGCAAGAGGCCGGCGTGGTCACCGGCCGATCACGGAATCCGCTGCAACAGGCTCGGGGTTACAGCAAAACCTGCCCTACTCCCTACCGGAGGCCATCGTCGCTATCGAAGGCGTGACCGCGCCACCCCAGGCCGTGTCATCGACACCGGTTCTCGAGCCGGCCATTCCGCCCAACTCGGACCTCCCGCCCACAGGAGTCGCCCCCGTGCCAACAAGCATGGAGACACCGCCCTCTCCCGACACGCCATCACTCGAGGCTACGCCTGGTGCACCATCGGCGGTACATGATGCACTGGCGACGGCGATGGACCAGTTCTCCGACCTGTTGCTGTTGCAAGTTGCGCACAAACTGGGGGCATTCGTGGCCAATCAGATGGCGCCGCTGGAACGAGCCACGGGTGAATTGTGTGCGCAGATCGACATCCTTCGCACCCAGCTGGATACCATCACACAGCACCTCGGCAGCTTGGCAGCAGCTCCGGCACCTGCCCCATATAACGAGCGCACATCGGCAACCGAACGACCGACTCCAGCCAGTGCTGCCGCTCCCCAAGTGGAGGACTCCGCACCGACCGGACACCGGCCCGCCAACGTGATAGGCCAAGGCCGTACCAAGAACGGCAAAAAAGTCCCCAAAGCCTTGGCGGAACAAGGGGGCGGGCTTCGGCCGCCTCACACCGGCCAGCGCAAATTGAAAGCCTTACTGATCGGAGTGCCGTCTGAGCAGGAACAGCCAATCCGCGAGCGTTTCGGCGGCCGATACAATTTGTTGTTTCTCGGCTCAGATGTGAAGTATGGGAAAGTCCGCGCCATCAAGGACCAGTATGAGATTGTTCTCGGACTGGAGGACACCTGCAGCCCGGCAATCAAGGATGCGCTCAAGGGGCATCCGCACAAGGCCATCTTGCCGCGGCCATCGCAGTTGATGGATGAGCTGGAGGAATATTTTCAGCTGCAATTGGAGCAGTCGCAAACTGATTCAGTCGATTGACGGCGCTCCCCCACAGCTACAGCGCAGAGGGAGGGTAAAGGCACGTTGTTTCACGCGCACACGACCCCTCACCTCACTCCGATACTCATGCAGGTTGTCCGCACCAAAAGGAGGCCATGACTGAGAGGCCCAACCCTGCGGTCAACCCGGAAGGACCTACGCAAAAACGCTGCAAGCGGGTTGCCTTGGACGTGGGGGCGGTAGATTTAGTCCTTTTAGTACACCCTCCCCGTGATCCCAAGCCTCAATTTCGCTGGGAATTTTGCTTGTTCAGTTCCTGGTCCATTTCATTTTTATCACCCGGGGGATTTGTAACCCCCCAATTGCCCCCTTGACAATCAAAAAGCGCCTTGCCGGCGCTTTTCTCTCTGCTATCAGGCCACTCAGATCGTCAGGTCTGTCAATGACTTACCTTGGGCCAAAAGTTCTTCGACCCACACCGGTTTACGACCACGACCAGTCCATTGCTGGCTTGGATTGGTCGGGTTCTGATATTTCGGCTCAACCGGCTTACGAGCAGCAGGCTTGCCTACAACCAGCACGTCTTGAACGCTCAGCCCATGCATTTTGGCCAGTTCAAGAATCTGTGCGCGGGCCTTATTCTTCTCCTCGCGTTCACGGCCAGAAATTTCAGCCTGAACTTTCTTCTGCAGCTCCAAAAGCTCCGTGTACGAGTAGTTCGATAGGTCCATTTCTTCTCCTTAAAGTTGGGGCAACAGGGCTGCGTTAAATCGGCTTTAATTCTAGCAGCAATTACATGAATTTTAACAGCCCAATGGTTCTACAACTGGTGAATGAAGCATTCGCCAAATCACAACGAATCTGACTCCGAACCATTCGAACCCCGTTTAAGGAGAGAGTCCTCCCTTCTTTAAGATTTTCCGCGATGATCGGTAAGGGTCGATTATTCAATGAGCAAGGTCCGCAATGTGCGGGCCTAATTTGTAGATCTACCGATATCGGGTTAGATCTTACTTACTCACCACCTAGATCATCACTCCTCCGTCGGGAGGCAGGGCGGAACCCGCCAAGGCGGCGCCTTATTGAACCTGTCAGCGCTGCGCCAGCCTGCCTGTTAGCGTCTCCACCATGGCCACCACCATCGCCCGATCCTGATTATCGAGCCGGGACAGTAGGCGCTCCAGGTACTTAGCCTGATCCACTGCCCGCGTACTGACTTCTGTCAGCAGGTCGGCGGCTTCGCACTGAAATACCTGGGCCAGTTCGACCAGGCGGGCGACGGTCGGCATCACCAGGCCACGCTCCATACGGGACACGGCTTCATTACCGATCCCGAGCAATTCGGCCACTTCTTCCTGGGTGAGATTGCGCGCCTGACGGTGGCGGGCAATGGCTTTGCCCACGGTCTTTGCCAGTTGATCCACGTCGCTGTTTGACATCACGGCCTCCATAACGACTTGGATGGTCGTGAATCAACCCATTGACATGAAGGACCTTGCGAGTTGAAATTCAACCCGATGAGTTTAAACTATGCGCAACTGGATGACATCGGTCTTGTTTGCGCCCCATGAACGGCACACTCATTGTGGGTTTTCCGCGCGACGACACCTCGTCATTAACCGGCACGCTCACCTCGTCCTGTACGCCCAGGCCATCACCCGTGTCCTGACGAGGTCGAGCGATTTGCCATAACGCCACCGGAGATTCCCCATGTACCCCTACCCCAACCGCTGGATCAACAAAGGCCTGGGCTGGCTCACCATGACCGCCCTGCTGGCCCCCGTCGTCGCCATCGTGAAGGTGAATTGGGACTCCAATCCTCGGGCCACCGTGTGCAAGGCCTTGCCGGGTTGCAAAGTCATCTTCGCCCCGGAGTGGTCGCTGCCTTTCTCGAACGAGTGGAATGTGCGGGGGGACACCTTCGTGATGACCAAGGCGGTCGGCGCCAAGAGCATGGACGAGCTGCGCCAGTACATCGCCGACGCCGGCGAGAAAGAGGCCTGGGCCCGGACCACGCCGCTGATCCGCTACCTGAACGTCGGGCGGCCGGTGGTCAAGGACATCCATTTCGAGTTGCTCGAGCCGGCGAAAGAGCCGGCTAGCCGACCGCACAAGAAGAACAAGGGGCGTAAGGGGTAAGCCATGCGAGATGACAACAATTTTCTCTTGGATATCAGTGAATTTCTCAGTCTTCCACTGTTTATCTGTCTGTATTTCTTCTCGGACGGCATCACCCCGGCCGACAACCCCTACCTCACCGTCTGGATGGCGTGCTGTGTCGGTGGCTACCTTGGGCGAGGTGAGCTGTTCCTGTACAGCGTGCCCTTGCACGAGTTGATCACCACGTCCAAGGTTCGTCATGCCCGCGGGGATATGGTGCTGTTTGCCTGGTTGTTCTTTGCCTACCGCGGGAATCCGACCGGCTACCTGACGCTGGTGCTGGCCGGGGTGTTGACGGTGCACTATGCGCGCCTGATCTACCTGCGCGCCACCGCGACGCCGGAGATCAAGCAGCGGGCCCGCGACTACGACCATGCCGCGGCGCCCCGGGACCGGGTAGTGACGCCGTACGCCCCGTTGGCGGAGCGGCCCGCGCCCACCTACCGGGCTCGCCCCCCCGCCCTGACCTTCGACGACGTGGTGGGCATGGAGGACGTCAAAGCCCGGCTGCTGGCGGCCGGCCAGGAGGTCATGGCCAGACCGCCCGGTAAAACCGCGCGCAACGGTATTCTGTTGAACGGTGAACCCGGCAATGGCAAGACCCTGTTCGCCGAGGCCCTAGCCGGCCAACTGAAACTGCCCTTCCTGCCGGTCTCGATCGGCGATGTCGCCAGCAAGTGGCTCAACCAGACCACCGAGCAGGTGGTGCAGGTGTTTGCCGATGCCAAGGCGCAGGCGCCGTGCCTGTTGTTCATCGACGAGATCGACAGCCTGCTCAAGGACCGGGGCGGCAACACGGGCGGCGACAGCGAGTCGGATCGGGTGGTGAACACCCTGCTGACCGAGCTGGTCAACCTCCGCCGCTACAGCGTGGTGCTGATGGCTGCCACCAACCACCTTGACCGGCTGGACCCGGCCGCCATCCGCGAGGGCCGCTTCGATCACAAGATCGAGATCCCGTCTCCGGATGCCGCCGCCCGGGTAGCCATCCTGCGCGCGGCGCTGCAGAAGCCGTCGCGGTCCGGCGCCGTCGTCCTCGATGACAAGGCGGTCGAGCGGGCCGCCACGCGCTGGGCCGGGTTCTCCGCTGCCCGCCTGACGGCGATCGGGCAGGAGACGCCGGCGATCCTGCAGCGCGCCGGCGGCCAGGCGGTGACCTTCGAGGTGCTGATGCAGGCGCTCCGCTCGGTGCAGGGTCGGGCGGCCCAGCTCCCGGAGAACACCCCGACGCTGCAACAGCTGCATTTGCCGCAGGCACAGCGCGAGCAGCTCACCAGCCTCGCCCACCGCATGACCCACCTCCATCAGGTGGAGGAACTGGGGGGCTCGGTGCCGCGGGGCGTGCTGTTCCACGGTGCGCCGGGGACCGGTAAAACCCTCACCGCCCGGGCGCTGGCCAAGTCGACTGGCTGGGCCTTCCTCGAGGTGCGCTCGACCGAGCTGATCCAGGAGCCGACCCGGATCCATGCGTTGCTGAAGAAGGCCGCCGACTTGCGTCCGTGCATCCTGTTCCTCGACGAGGCGGACGAGGTGCTGGGCGAGCGCCGCGCGGCGATGCCCCACTACGCCTCGGTCACCAACGCGCTTCTCACCGCGATGGACGGCGCTGGCGGACAGATTCGAGACGTGATCTTCATCGCCGCCACCAACCATCCCGATCAGCTCGACGGGGCCGCCGTGCGCGGCGGGCGGTTCTCGGAGAAGGTGGCGTTCCTGCTGCCGGAAACGACTCAGATCGAGGCCATGGTCGAGGACTGGAAGCGTACGCTGTCGCTCTCCCCGGCGCCGGACTTCGACAGCGACCGTATCGCCGAACAGCTCGCGGGTCTGGCTCAGGCCGACATCGTGTCGGTGCTGCAGGGCGCCCTGGATCACGCGGTGGCGCGTGCGGTCAGCCGTGGCGGGGGCGCCATCGAGCTGCGCGACATCGTGCGGGCCCGGGAGACGGCCAGCCTGTGAGCCCGCCTCCCCTGCGTCAACCATCCCCGCCCGCCCTTCCAATCGGGAGCGCCGTCGGCCCGACCCGCGGCCTGCCTCGGGTCGCGCTCGTCCTCCGGGAACCAACACCTGCCGGTGGTCGCGCGCCGCCGCTCCTTAAGCTGCGCGCGTCCCCAACTTCTTCGCTCAACACCAACAAGAAAGGTATCTGATGAAGCTCGCTTCGCTCACCCCGTGCGCCCTGGCCCTGATGGTTGCCCTGACCGGCTGCTCGGACCCCAAGGCCGCCTCCAATGACAATTTCAGCAAGGCGATCAACGCCTACTTCGAGGCGAATCCCGCGTGCCTGTATGTGACGAATAAAACGCTGCCCCTCAAGGTCTGGTCCGGCCCCCATTCCTATGACATGAATGTTCACTCGTTGCCGCAACTGGATGCCCTGGCGAAAGTGGGCCTACTGACGGTCACGGAAACCCAGGAAGCCTCCGGCTCAGGCCTCATGAAGGCCAACCGCACCTACCGGACCTATGCCCTCACCGATAAAGGCCAGAAGAGTTACGCCACCTGGGGCAAGCAGAACAAGGGCTTCTGCTACGGCCAGCTCGAAGTGGTGGATGTGACCAATTTCACGGAGCCCTCGCCATTGATGGGCGTCACCGTGAGTCAGGTGAACTACTCCTTCCGCGTCAAGGAGGCCGCCGACTGGTCCCAGGATCCGGCGGTGAAGGCGGCCTATGGCAAGGAGGTGGTGCCCCAGGGTGAAACCGTCAAGGGCACGACGATCATGGTGA is a genomic window containing:
- a CDS encoding TRAP transporter substrate-binding protein, which gives rise to MKRLITSMAVTAAFTVAGSAFAADPIIIKFSHVVATDTPKGQAAEYFKKLAEERTKGQVKVNIYPNSQLYKDKEELEALQMGSVQMLAPTTSKFGPMGLKEFEVFDLPYLFTNEEQVHKVTRGPVGQSLLKKLESKGIKGLAFWDNGFRVFSANKPIRSPEDIKGLKIRINSSKVNTAIVQSVGALPQTMALSEVYQALQTGVVDGADGNISNLYTQKQYEVQKYVADTRHSYSGYAVVVNKKFWDGLPADIRTTLEGAMKDASEYNDMMAEKDNAKAYAAIKASGKTQVYAPTPTEKAAWVKAMQPVQNDMASRIGPDIIKAVRTAVAK
- a CDS encoding TRAP transporter small permease, coding for MKLLDHLEEWLIATLMGAATLITFASVVHRYGSGVDALQPILAHVHMSWAQELTIYLFVWMAKFGAAYGVRTGIHVGVDVLINKLGDKNRAVFIVFGLLAGALFTSIVGTLGATFVWEIGHTDQTSVDLELPMWLVYLAVPCGSYLMSFRFLQVTWSFIKTGDLPKHDHAHVEGMDDETAQADWDVVEENLHPHGLKYGDEKQ
- a CDS encoding TRAP transporter large permease; the encoded protein is MSALIIFGLLIVLMLTGMPISISLGLTVLTFLFTMTDVPIESVALKLFTGIEKFEIMAIPFFILAGNFLTHGGVARRMINFATSMVGHWYGGLGLAGVLACALFAAVSGSSPATVVAIGSILLPAMVKQGFPDRFGAGVITTSGALGILIPPSIAMVIYSVATNTSVGQLFMAGVVPGIMLATALGLTTWYRARKFGYPRLPKASLAQRLKALKESAWGLSLIVLVIGGIYSGIFTPTEAAAMSAVYAFIVAVFVYKDMSLKQVPKVLLDSASMSAMLLYIITNAVLFSFLMTSENIPQAMAGWLIDMGFGPIAFLLVVNILLLVAGNFMEPSSIILILAPILFPVATALGIDPVHFGILIVVNMEVGMCHPPVGLNLYVASGITKMGITELTIAVWPWLLTMIVFLGLVTYVPAISLWLPKTLGMM
- a CDS encoding integrase arm-type DNA-binding domain-containing protein, whose protein sequence is MALTDTKLRNLKPADKDTKLSDSGGLYLLVRPNGSKLWRLKFRLGEKEGVYSIGQYPQVTLAEARLERDRAKKLIAEGKNPTTMRKIKRLENQEAAANHFEAIAREFYDKLKTQGRTVAPGQAIRLLELYVFPKYGDLPIGDIKPTMILSVLKELEARGIQNTAARVRHVCGQVFRYGVSTLRCEVDPTASIRGAVMVPITIHHKPADDPQAVWKAINGYKGMGFTRLALMLLMLTLVRSKELRYMEKDELDLDDAIWKIPGDKMKKRRPHVVPLPHQAVELLKAALTLSGDGPYVFPNQRTAGEPMSEATMLKALKSLKAPITPHGVRATFSTHLHAQGFPSHLIEMQLAHAEGNKVKAAYNQAQYLSERRALLQHWADWLTGETASHLQSSSTPAQ
- a CDS encoding AlpA family transcriptional regulator; this translates as MAKLLKMELVEEKVGFKRAKIYLMIKNGRFPKPEKIGSSSRWDEEEVDRWITEQGWKKTASD
- a CDS encoding H-NS family nucleoid-associated regulatory protein, whose amino-acid sequence is MDLSNYSYTELLELQKKVQAEISGREREEKNKARAQILELAKMHGLSVQDVLVVGKPAARKPVEPKYQNPTNPSQQWTGRGRKPVWVEELLAQGKSLTDLTI
- a CDS encoding helix-turn-helix domain-containing protein; translated protein: MSNSDVDQLAKTVGKAIARHRQARNLTQEEVAELLGIGNEAVSRMERGLVMPTVARLVELAQVFQCEAADLLTEVSTRAVDQAKYLERLLSRLDNQDRAMVVAMVETLTGRLAQR
- a CDS encoding ATP-binding protein codes for the protein MRDDNNFLLDISEFLSLPLFICLYFFSDGITPADNPYLTVWMACCVGGYLGRGELFLYSVPLHELITTSKVRHARGDMVLFAWLFFAYRGNPTGYLTLVLAGVLTVHYARLIYLRATATPEIKQRARDYDHAAAPRDRVVTPYAPLAERPAPTYRARPPALTFDDVVGMEDVKARLLAAGQEVMARPPGKTARNGILLNGEPGNGKTLFAEALAGQLKLPFLPVSIGDVASKWLNQTTEQVVQVFADAKAQAPCLLFIDEIDSLLKDRGGNTGGDSESDRVVNTLLTELVNLRRYSVVLMAATNHLDRLDPAAIREGRFDHKIEIPSPDAAARVAILRAALQKPSRSGAVVLDDKAVERAATRWAGFSAARLTAIGQETPAILQRAGGQAVTFEVLMQALRSVQGRAAQLPENTPTLQQLHLPQAQREQLTSLAHRMTHLHQVEELGGSVPRGVLFHGAPGTGKTLTARALAKSTGWAFLEVRSTELIQEPTRIHALLKKAADLRPCILFLDEADEVLGERRAAMPHYASVTNALLTAMDGAGGQIRDVIFIAATNHPDQLDGAAVRGGRFSEKVAFLLPETTQIEAMVEDWKRTLSLSPAPDFDSDRIAEQLAGLAQADIVSVLQGALDHAVARAVSRGGGAIELRDIVRARETASL
- a CDS encoding ubiquitin-associated-like domain-containing protein, with amino-acid sequence MKLASLTPCALALMVALTGCSDPKAASNDNFSKAINAYFEANPACLYVTNKTLPLKVWSGPHSYDMNVHSLPQLDALAKVGLLTVTETQEASGSGLMKANRTYRTYALTDKGQKSYATWGKQNKGFCYGQLEVVDVTNFTEPSPLMGVTVSQVNYSFRVKEAADWSQDPAVKAAYGKEVVPQGETVKGTTIMVKTGEGWVHQRMLDKS